From Daucus carota subsp. sativus chromosome 6, DH1 v3.0, whole genome shotgun sequence, the proteins below share one genomic window:
- the LOC108225961 gene encoding uncharacterized protein LOC108225961, with protein sequence MATNSQSFQSGTIHNTALSYNDPYFISSNDNSNAQLGHVVFTGNNYINWHRSVTMALGAKNKLGFTNGSLVRPSDDSEDLEKWIRNDYMVCSLLINSIDKSIAESFMFVSSAQELWSEIAERYGHSTAPQLYDLHKNLMSVQQNDDSIAQYYNKLKKVWDQLHVLDPLPICTCGILLKCSCGFLKRIVEGEQLKKLIQFIAGLNKSYDQAKVNILSMDPLPSVNKVYHMLQQIERQNALANSQTLEMSALMTVSNNSNFQNSKFSAKKDVKDSAVNKNKLDRFCEFCKMKGHLKESCFKLVGYPDWYKGKTSDTSSNTVTQKSNQRLAANVQESPLDFSVQDSSFPVDDSHHLGLYKDFMKFMQMNQSAHSSTDSHSIVNFVDTIPDSQANSVTVASNSLVWVIDTGASDHMAISLDVFINTEQLITPLLIVLPDGTVKHVRTVGTVSLNSDITLSNVFYIPEFKHNLLSVAKLLDQHDLLCEDVSSIFVDIRFNEFLMIRLLCS encoded by the coding sequence ATGGCAACTAATTCTCAATCGTTTCAATCTGGAACGATTCACAATACCGCACTTAGTTACAATGATCCCTACTTCATTTCATCAAATGACAATTCTAATGCTCAATTAGGTCATGTTGTTTTCACTGGAAACAATTACATCAATTGGCATCGGAGTGTTACTATGGCGCTTGGCGCTAAGAACAAACTCGGATTCACGAACGGATCTCTCGTTCGTCCATCTGATGATTCTGAGGATCTGGAAAAGTGGATCAGGAATGATTATATGGTGTGCAGCTTGTTGATTAACTCAATTGATAAATCAATTGCAGAGAGCTTCATGTTTGTCTCTTCAGCACAGGAATTATGGTCTGAGATCGCTGAAAGGTATGGTCACTCTACTGCTCCACAGCTGTATGATTTGCATAAGAATCTCATGTCAGTTCAACAAAATGATGATTCTATTGCTCAGTATTATAATAAACTCAAGAAAGTTTGGGATCAATTACATGTGCTTGATCCATTGCCTATCTGTACGTGTGGTATTTTACTTAAATGTTCTTGTGGATTCCTTAAGAGAATCGTTGAGGGTGAACAATTGAAGAAATTGATTCAATTCATTGCTGGATTGAACAAGTCTTATGATCAGGCTAAGGTCAACATATTGAGTATGGATCCTTTGCCTTCTGTTAACAAAGTATATCATATGTTACAACAAATTGAGAGACAGAATGCCTTGGCTAATTCTCAAACTCTAGAAATGAGTGCTTTGATGACTGTCTCTAATAACAGTAATTTTCAGAATTCTAAATTTTCTGCAAAGAAAGATGTTAAGGATTCAGctgttaataaaaataaacttgACAGATTCTGTGAGTTCTGTAAAATGAAAGGACATTTGAAGGAATCATGCTTCAAATTAGTTGGATATCCTGACTGGTATAAAGGCAAAACTTCTGATACTTCTTCAAACACAGTGACACAAAAGTCAAATCAGAGATTAGCTGCAAATGTTCAGGAGTCTCCATTGGATTTTTCTGTTCAGGATTCATCTTTTCCAGTTGATGATTCTCATCATCTTGGATTATATAAGGACTTTATGAAATTTATGCAGATGAATCAATCTGCACATTCTTCTACAGATTCACACTCTATTGTGAATTTTGTTGACACAATTCCTGATTCTCAAGCTAATTCTGTTACTGTGGCTTCAAACAGCTTGGTTTGGGTAATTGATACAGGGGCAAGTGATCATATGGCTATTTCTCTTGATGTTTTCATCAATACTGAACAGCTGATTACACCTTTACTGATTGTTTTGCCTGATGGTACAGTTAAGCATGTGAGGACTGTTGGTACAGTTTCTCTGAATTCTGACATTACTTTGTCAAATGTTTTCTACATTCCTGAGTTCAAGCATAATTTGCTCTCTGTTGCAAAGCTTTTAGATCAACATGATTTACTATGTGAGGATGTTTCTAGTATATTTGTAGATATCAGATTCAATGAATTCCTGATGATCAGATTACTATGTTCATGA